From a single Microbacterium terrisoli genomic region:
- a CDS encoding ABC transporter permease, producing MIWLSENVGLILQLSLVHLRQSLIPIVLAFALSIPLGWVAWRYRLLRGPLLVITGLLYTIPSLALLVLLPLLLGTSYLSDVNLIVALTVYGVALMVRAVTDGLDSVDGDVRLAAISVGYGGWRRFWAVEFPLAGPVVLAGLRVMAASTIALATVGILIGVTNLGYLFTNGLQRRIVLEVLAGIVAVMVIALIIDLLLVIAGRLLMPWARHSRPAAGSAIAQEAIA from the coding sequence GTGATCTGGCTCTCCGAGAACGTCGGACTGATCCTGCAGCTGTCGCTCGTGCATCTGCGACAGAGCCTCATCCCGATCGTGCTCGCGTTCGCGCTGTCCATCCCGCTCGGGTGGGTCGCGTGGCGCTACCGCTTGCTGCGCGGTCCGCTCCTGGTGATCACCGGACTGCTCTACACGATCCCATCGCTTGCGCTGCTGGTGCTCCTCCCGCTCCTGCTGGGCACGAGCTACCTGAGCGATGTCAACCTCATCGTCGCCCTGACCGTCTACGGCGTCGCGTTGATGGTGCGCGCGGTGACCGACGGGCTCGACTCCGTCGACGGGGACGTGCGCCTCGCCGCGATCTCCGTGGGCTACGGCGGGTGGCGACGCTTCTGGGCAGTCGAATTCCCGCTGGCCGGACCGGTGGTGCTCGCCGGGCTGCGCGTGATGGCTGCCAGCACCATCGCCCTGGCCACGGTGGGCATCCTCATCGGCGTCACCAACCTCGGCTACCTGTTCACGAACGGGCTGCAGCGGCGGATCGTGCTCGAAGTGCTCGCGGGGATCGTCGCCGTGATGGTCATCGCGCTGATCATCGACCTGCTGCTGGTGATCGCGGGGCGTCTGCTGATGCCGTGGGCGAGACATTCTCGTCCTGCCGCCGGCTCTGCCATCGCGCAGGAGGCGATCGCGTGA
- a CDS encoding ABC transporter permease — protein MSFLIDAIRWIFGGDLAGTDPIPVALAVHILYSVVSVAVAMLIAVPIGWFIGHTGKGRDIAVAISGSTRAVPSFGLFILLVLVMGVLLTPAAAIITFVILAIPSILAGAYAGFEAIDRSVVGAGRAVGMTQWQVLWRIEVPLGLPLLVAGIRSAMLQVVATVTIAAYVPIGGLGQYIIAGFPLQRLDMVLGGAILVAALAFALDGVFALLQRWSVPHGVRPAKRARSSRTAADDELVRQALT, from the coding sequence GTGAGCTTCCTCATCGACGCCATCAGATGGATCTTCGGCGGCGACCTCGCCGGCACCGACCCGATTCCGGTCGCTCTGGCCGTGCACATCCTGTATTCGGTCGTCTCGGTGGCCGTCGCGATGCTGATCGCCGTGCCGATCGGGTGGTTCATCGGTCACACCGGCAAGGGGCGCGACATCGCCGTCGCGATCTCGGGCTCCACACGTGCGGTGCCCTCGTTCGGGCTGTTCATCCTGCTGGTTCTCGTGATGGGCGTGCTGCTGACACCGGCGGCCGCGATCATCACGTTCGTGATCCTGGCCATACCGTCGATCCTGGCCGGTGCCTATGCCGGTTTCGAGGCGATCGACCGCTCCGTGGTCGGCGCCGGACGCGCCGTGGGCATGACGCAGTGGCAGGTGCTGTGGCGCATCGAAGTCCCGCTCGGGCTGCCGTTGCTGGTCGCAGGCATCCGCTCGGCGATGCTGCAGGTCGTGGCCACCGTGACGATCGCGGCTTACGTGCCGATCGGCGGGCTCGGTCAGTACATCATCGCCGGATTTCCGTTGCAGCGGCTGGACATGGTGCTCGGCGGCGCGATTCTCGTCGCCGCCCTCGCCTTCGCGCTGGATGGCGTCTTCGCGCTGCTGCAGCGGTGGAGCGTCCCGCACGGCGTTCGTCCCGCGAAGCGAGCGCGCAGCAGCCGGACCGCAGCGGACGACGAGCTCGTCCGCCAGGCGCTGACCTGA
- a CDS encoding ABC transporter substrate-binding protein encodes MHAKKTLAAVAALAGAALALAGCASSNPLTGPTTDAPGSSGATIVVGSQAYASNEIIAEIYAQALEGDGMTVQRKFNIGQRDAYMPTIESGQIQLFPEYTGNLLQFLNKDATETAPDDVYAALKKALPDNLAVLDMATATDQDSYTVTKAFADKYHLATIADLANVKEPLTLGGNPELADRPYGPKGLKSVYGIDIGFKATGDTTVESLVAGTINVADVYTSDPRIKTDNLVVLQDTKGMILASNIVPLVSKDIEGKVADVINAVQAKLTPDALVEMNVENTAGQQSPSAIAKKFLADNGLK; translated from the coding sequence ATGCACGCGAAGAAGACCCTCGCGGCCGTCGCCGCCCTCGCCGGGGCGGCCCTCGCCCTCGCCGGCTGCGCCTCGAGCAACCCGCTGACCGGTCCCACGACCGACGCCCCGGGCAGTTCGGGCGCGACGATCGTCGTCGGCTCCCAGGCGTATGCATCCAACGAGATCATCGCCGAGATCTACGCACAGGCGCTGGAAGGCGACGGCATGACCGTGCAGCGCAAGTTCAACATCGGGCAGCGCGACGCCTACATGCCCACCATCGAGAGCGGTCAGATCCAGCTGTTCCCGGAGTACACCGGAAACCTGCTGCAGTTCCTGAACAAGGACGCGACCGAGACGGCTCCCGACGACGTCTACGCCGCGCTGAAGAAGGCGCTGCCCGACAACCTGGCAGTGCTCGACATGGCCACCGCCACCGACCAGGATTCGTACACGGTCACCAAGGCCTTCGCCGACAAGTACCATCTGGCCACGATCGCCGACCTGGCGAACGTGAAGGAACCGCTCACCCTGGGCGGCAACCCCGAACTCGCCGACCGCCCGTATGGCCCGAAGGGCCTGAAGTCGGTCTACGGCATCGACATCGGCTTCAAGGCGACGGGTGACACCACGGTGGAGAGCCTGGTGGCCGGCACGATCAACGTGGCCGACGTCTACACGTCGGACCCGCGCATCAAGACCGACAACCTCGTCGTGCTGCAAGACACGAAGGGCATGATCCTGGCATCCAACATCGTGCCGCTGGTCAGCAAGGACATCGAGGGCAAGGTGGCAGACGTCATCAACGCAGTCCAGGCCAAGCTCACTCCGGACGCGCTGGTCGAGATGAACGTCGAGAACACGGCCGGTCAGCAGTCTCCGTCCGCGATCGCAAAGAAGTTCCTGGCCGACAACGGACTGAAGTAG
- a CDS encoding ABC-F family ATP-binding cassette domain-containing protein: MAHLLGAESLHLEYPTRIVFDSVSLGVDEGDRIGVVGRNGDGKSSLIGMLTGRATPDGGRVTVRGGVRIGVLAQQDALEDDETIGHAIVGDIPEHEWAGDPRVRDVIAGLVADLDWHGRISTLSGGQRRRVALAALLCGDWDVMALDEPTNHLDVEAIAWLAEHLKTRWSTHSGALMVVTHDRWFLDEVCNMTWEVHDRIVEPFEGGYAAYILQRVERDRQAASVEARRQNLARRELAWLRRGAPARTSKPKFRIDAANALIADVPPLRDTVGLQALATSRLGKDVVDLLAASVSYPDPDTGARREVLQGVEWRIAPGERTGILGVNGAGKSTLLGLVDGTVEPTAGRVKRGKTVQVAALSQRMDELAEHLDKPVRVVLERLRTTYTFGAGSKATELSPGQLLERMGFSSAQLSTPVKDLSGGQQRRLQLLLVLLSQPNVLILDEPTNDLDTDMLAAMEELLDSWPGTLLVVSHDRYFLERVTDQQYAILDGRFRHLPGGVDEYLRLRADQRRHPAAQAKQDAAAAASSPVLAGADRRAAEKEIAALERRMHRLNDEVDRGKRALVDHDQSDYAGLAESMKAITAKQDEIAELELQWFEVTEQLG, translated from the coding sequence ATGGCACATCTTCTCGGGGCGGAGTCCCTGCACCTGGAGTACCCGACCCGGATCGTGTTCGACTCGGTCAGCCTCGGCGTGGACGAAGGCGACCGCATCGGCGTGGTCGGCCGCAACGGCGACGGAAAATCGAGCCTGATCGGCATGCTCACCGGTCGGGCGACGCCCGACGGCGGTCGGGTCACTGTGCGCGGGGGCGTGCGGATCGGCGTGCTCGCCCAGCAGGACGCGCTGGAGGACGACGAGACGATCGGCCACGCGATCGTCGGCGACATCCCCGAGCACGAATGGGCCGGTGACCCGCGCGTGCGCGATGTGATCGCGGGACTGGTCGCGGATCTGGACTGGCACGGTCGGATCAGCACCCTCTCGGGCGGCCAGCGCCGTCGCGTCGCCCTGGCGGCGCTCTTGTGCGGCGACTGGGACGTGATGGCCCTGGACGAGCCCACCAACCACCTCGACGTCGAGGCGATCGCGTGGCTCGCTGAGCACCTGAAGACGCGGTGGAGCACTCACAGCGGCGCGCTGATGGTCGTCACGCACGACCGATGGTTCCTCGACGAGGTGTGCAACATGACGTGGGAGGTCCACGACCGCATCGTCGAGCCGTTCGAAGGCGGCTATGCGGCCTACATCCTGCAGCGCGTCGAGCGCGACAGGCAGGCGGCGTCCGTCGAGGCACGACGTCAGAACCTGGCCCGTCGCGAACTGGCATGGCTGCGCCGAGGCGCTCCCGCCCGCACGTCCAAGCCGAAATTCCGCATCGATGCGGCCAACGCCCTCATCGCCGACGTGCCGCCGCTGCGTGACACCGTCGGGCTGCAGGCGCTGGCCACCTCTCGCCTGGGCAAGGACGTCGTCGACCTGCTCGCGGCATCCGTCTCATATCCCGACCCCGACACCGGCGCGAGGCGCGAAGTGCTGCAGGGAGTCGAATGGCGCATCGCGCCCGGGGAGCGCACCGGCATCCTCGGCGTCAACGGCGCCGGCAAGTCGACGCTGCTGGGACTGGTGGACGGCACCGTCGAGCCCACGGCAGGGCGGGTCAAGCGCGGCAAGACGGTGCAGGTGGCCGCGCTCTCGCAGCGGATGGACGAGCTGGCCGAGCACCTCGACAAGCCGGTTCGCGTCGTGCTCGAAAGGCTGCGCACGACCTACACATTCGGCGCCGGCTCCAAGGCGACCGAGCTGAGCCCCGGACAGCTGCTGGAGCGCATGGGGTTCTCCAGCGCACAGCTGTCGACACCGGTCAAGGACCTCTCGGGCGGCCAGCAGCGCCGGCTGCAGCTGCTGCTCGTCCTGCTCAGCCAGCCCAACGTCCTCATCCTTGATGAGCCCACGAACGACCTCGACACCGACATGCTCGCCGCGATGGAAGAGCTGCTGGACTCCTGGCCGGGAACGCTGCTGGTCGTCAGCCACGACAGGTACTTCCTGGAGCGGGTCACCGACCAGCAGTACGCGATCCTCGATGGCCGGTTCCGACACCTGCCCGGCGGCGTCGACGAGTACCTGCGTCTGCGCGCAGACCAGCGCCGACATCCGGCGGCGCAGGCGAAGCAGGATGCCGCAGCAGCGGCATCCTCCCCCGTTCTGGCAGGTGCAGACCGTCGTGCCGCCGAGAAGGAGATCGCGGCGCTGGAGCGGCGCATGCACAGGCTGAACGACGAGGTCGACCGCGGCAAGCGGGCACTGGTCGATCACGATCAGTCCGACTACGCGGGGCTTGCCGAGAGCATGAAGGCGATAACGGCGAAACAGGACGAGATCGCGGAACTTGAGCTGCAGTGGTTCGAGGTGACCGAGCAACTGGGGTGA
- a CDS encoding DUF1905 domain-containing protein — translation MDGIRYEFETSLFRWAARRELWVFARLPDEIADEIRDMPLRRGGFDSVKIIATLGSSRWSTSIFPEPDGGYVLAVKKVIRVREGVDLGDRVRMSIEAVV, via the coding sequence ATGGACGGCATCCGGTACGAATTCGAGACGTCCCTGTTCCGCTGGGCGGCCAGGCGCGAGCTGTGGGTCTTCGCCCGCCTGCCCGACGAGATCGCGGACGAGATCCGCGACATGCCGCTGCGGCGCGGAGGCTTCGACTCGGTGAAGATCATCGCCACGCTGGGATCGTCGCGCTGGTCGACCTCGATCTTCCCCGAGCCTGACGGCGGCTATGTCCTGGCGGTGAAGAAGGTCATTCGCGTGCGCGAGGGCGTCGACCTGGGCGACCGCGTGCGCATGTCGATCGAAGCTGTCGTGTGA
- a CDS encoding flavin reductase family protein → MVAEIPSHVVAHPHVLYVGTPAFLVGSTNPDGTANLAAASSSWALGDMLCLGIEADGQTALNLAERPGITVNYPSAPLWPALVRLSRLTGRSPVPAAKADRYTFEPDKFTAARLTPQASELVEAPRVAECLLQFEAAVRRMTPGLDGSYFMVEAEVVRVHADESIVQPGSGEIDPRAWHPLVYAFRHFFDRGDEVGWLPSSRIAPHPPVID, encoded by the coding sequence ATGGTCGCCGAAATCCCGTCCCACGTCGTCGCCCATCCGCACGTGCTGTACGTGGGGACGCCGGCATTCCTGGTCGGATCGACGAATCCCGACGGCACGGCGAACCTGGCTGCGGCATCCTCGTCCTGGGCGTTGGGGGACATGCTCTGCCTGGGCATCGAGGCGGACGGACAGACCGCGCTGAACCTCGCCGAGCGTCCGGGGATCACGGTGAACTACCCGTCGGCGCCGCTGTGGCCCGCGCTCGTGCGCCTGTCGCGGCTGACCGGCCGGTCGCCGGTGCCCGCGGCGAAAGCCGACCGCTACACGTTCGAGCCAGACAAATTCACCGCGGCCCGGCTGACACCGCAGGCCTCTGAGCTGGTCGAAGCCCCGAGGGTGGCAGAGTGCCTGCTGCAATTCGAGGCGGCCGTGCGCAGGATGACGCCCGGGCTTGACGGGTCGTATTTCATGGTCGAGGCAGAAGTCGTGCGTGTGCACGCCGACGAGTCGATCGTGCAGCCCGGCAGCGGAGAGATCGATCCGCGTGCGTGGCATCCGCTGGTCTATGCGTTCCGGCACTTCTTCGATCGGGGCGACGAAGTGGGCTGGCTGCCCTCGAGTCGCATCGCGCCGCACCCGCCGGTCATCGACTGA
- a CDS encoding MarR family winged helix-turn-helix transcriptional regulator, producing the protein MAHETDEVDRIVAAWVSQRPDLDFSPLEVLSRVDRLSKHLDRARREAFLRSELEPWEWDVLSALRRAGEPFRLTPKQLLLQTLVSSGTMTNRIDRLVGRRLVRREADPDDGRSILVVMTPDGKVRVDAAITRLVDAEAALLSRLSHSDRERLASLLRKLSLGFDVA; encoded by the coding sequence ATGGCGCACGAGACCGACGAAGTGGACAGGATCGTCGCGGCGTGGGTCTCGCAGCGACCGGACCTGGACTTCTCACCGTTGGAGGTGCTCTCGCGGGTCGACCGGCTCTCCAAGCACCTGGACCGCGCACGGCGCGAAGCGTTCTTGCGCAGCGAGCTCGAACCGTGGGAGTGGGACGTGCTGTCGGCCTTACGCCGCGCGGGCGAACCGTTCCGGCTCACTCCCAAGCAGCTGCTGCTGCAGACCCTGGTCTCCAGCGGCACCATGACCAATCGCATCGACCGGCTGGTGGGGCGCCGGCTGGTGCGGCGCGAGGCCGATCCCGACGACGGTCGCAGCATTCTGGTGGTGATGACCCCCGACGGCAAAGTGCGGGTGGATGCCGCCATCACCCGGCTGGTCGATGCAGAGGCCGCGCTTCTCTCACGGCTCTCGCACAGCGACAGGGAGCGCTTGGCGAGCCTGCTGCGCAAGCTCAGTCTGGGATTCGACGTCGCCTGA
- the glmU gene encoding bifunctional UDP-N-acetylglucosamine diphosphorylase/glucosamine-1-phosphate N-acetyltransferase GlmU translates to MADNIDERLAVVILAAGQGTRMKSTLPKVLHRIGGRALVGHVLTSAAELLPAHTLVVVRHERDLVAQAVADDAPTAVVVDQDEIPGTGRAVEVAIERLPDFTGDVLVLSGDVPLLDAATLSSFVAGHRASGAAVTLMTAVVADPNGYGRVIRDADGGVDRIVEQKDATAEEAAVSEINAGVYVFRSEALRTHLPTIGTDNAQAEKYLTDVAGLVRRTGGLVAASVVSDVTLTYGVNDRAQLSDVGRLLNARTVRRWQLEGATILDPATTWIDVTATLAADVTVLPNTHILRATTIATGAVVGPDTSLVDCEVGERATVRRTDATLAVIGADAMVGPFSYLRPGTYLADHGKIGTFVETKNSTIGEGSKVPHLSYIGDTTIGTGVNLGAGAITANYDDLTKHRTEIGDQVHTGSHNVFVAPVRIGDGAKTGAGAVIRKDVPAGALALSVAPQRNVEGWVQKNRSGTKAADVASRARSTQKAGDGPQRQEG, encoded by the coding sequence ATGGCTGACAACATCGATGAGCGTCTCGCCGTCGTGATCCTGGCTGCAGGTCAGGGCACCCGCATGAAGTCGACATTGCCGAAAGTGCTGCACCGCATCGGCGGGCGGGCGCTGGTCGGGCATGTGCTGACCTCGGCGGCAGAGCTGCTCCCCGCGCACACGCTCGTGGTGGTGCGCCACGAGCGTGACCTGGTCGCGCAGGCGGTCGCCGACGACGCCCCGACGGCCGTGGTCGTCGACCAGGACGAGATTCCCGGCACCGGTCGCGCGGTCGAGGTGGCCATCGAGCGGCTGCCCGATTTCACCGGCGACGTGCTCGTGCTCTCCGGCGACGTGCCGTTGCTGGATGCCGCGACCCTCAGCTCCTTCGTCGCCGGGCACCGCGCCTCCGGTGCCGCGGTCACCCTCATGACAGCGGTCGTGGCAGATCCGAACGGGTACGGCCGCGTGATCCGCGACGCAGACGGGGGCGTGGACCGCATCGTCGAACAGAAGGACGCCACGGCCGAGGAGGCGGCGGTCAGCGAGATCAACGCGGGCGTCTACGTGTTCCGCTCCGAGGCGCTGCGCACGCACCTGCCCACCATCGGCACGGACAACGCGCAGGCCGAGAAGTACCTGACCGATGTCGCGGGACTCGTGCGTCGCACCGGCGGCCTGGTCGCGGCATCCGTCGTCTCAGACGTCACCCTCACCTACGGTGTGAACGACCGGGCGCAGCTGTCGGATGTCGGGCGACTGCTGAACGCGCGCACCGTGCGGCGCTGGCAGCTGGAGGGGGCCACGATCCTGGACCCCGCCACGACCTGGATCGACGTGACCGCCACGCTCGCCGCCGACGTCACGGTGCTGCCGAACACGCACATCCTGCGCGCGACCACCATCGCCACCGGTGCCGTGGTCGGTCCCGACACGAGTCTCGTGGACTGCGAAGTGGGGGAGCGGGCCACGGTGCGTCGCACCGATGCGACGCTGGCGGTGATCGGGGCGGATGCCATGGTCGGGCCGTTCTCGTATCTTCGGCCGGGCACCTACCTGGCCGACCACGGCAAGATCGGCACGTTCGTGGAGACCAAGAACAGCACGATCGGCGAGGGCAGCAAGGTGCCGCACCTCTCGTACATCGGCGACACCACGATCGGCACCGGGGTCAACCTCGGCGCGGGGGCCATCACGGCCAACTACGACGATCTGACCAAGCACCGCACCGAGATCGGCGACCAGGTGCACACCGGCTCGCACAACGTCTTCGTGGCGCCCGTTAGGATCGGAGATGGCGCGAAGACCGGGGCGGGAGCCGTCATCCGCAAGGATGTGCCCGCCGGAGCCCTGGCATTGAGCGTGGCCCCCCAGCGCAATGTCGAGGGGTGGGTCCAGAAGAACAGATCGGGCACGAAGGCGGCGGATGTCGCGAGCCGGGCCCGATCCACACAGAAAGCCGGCGATGGGCCACAAAGACAAGAAGGTTGA
- a CDS encoding ribose-phosphate diphosphokinase, whose amino-acid sequence MGHKDKKVDLDRDRGIAPSLVAKTKKRLVVASGSSHRALAAEVAQALGTELVPTEYRTFASGEILTRFEVSVRGCDVFLIQSFGPPVNEWLMELLIMLDAAKRASAKRITVVAPYYPYSRQDKKGRGREPISARLVADLMKTAGADRVMSVDLHAAQIQGFFDGPVDHLFAKSVLLEYFQRTLSGEDRAKLTVVSPDTGRVRVADQWSDSLDAPLAIIHKRRDPNVANQITVNEIVGRVRGRVCLLVDDMIDTGGTILKAAQALKANGAERVIVAATHAVFSDPAVQRMQDEAIDEVVVTDTIPLPEDKLFPGLTVLPIAPLLARAIHEVFVDGSVTSMFNGAA is encoded by the coding sequence ATGGGCCACAAAGACAAGAAGGTTGATCTGGATCGCGACCGTGGGATAGCTCCCAGCCTGGTCGCCAAGACCAAGAAGCGTCTCGTGGTCGCCTCCGGCAGCTCGCATCGGGCCCTGGCAGCCGAAGTCGCCCAGGCACTGGGCACCGAGCTCGTGCCCACCGAGTACCGCACGTTCGCGTCGGGCGAGATCCTCACCCGCTTCGAGGTCTCGGTGCGCGGCTGTGACGTGTTCCTCATCCAGTCGTTCGGCCCGCCGGTGAACGAGTGGCTCATGGAGCTGCTGATCATGCTCGATGCGGCCAAGCGCGCCTCGGCCAAGCGCATCACCGTGGTCGCCCCGTACTACCCGTACTCACGGCAGGACAAGAAGGGCCGTGGGCGTGAGCCGATCAGCGCGCGTCTGGTCGCCGACCTGATGAAGACCGCCGGGGCCGACCGTGTGATGAGCGTCGATCTGCACGCCGCGCAGATCCAGGGCTTCTTCGACGGCCCGGTCGACCACCTGTTCGCCAAGTCGGTGCTGCTGGAGTACTTCCAGCGGACCCTGAGCGGCGAAGACCGTGCGAAGCTCACGGTGGTCTCGCCCGACACCGGCCGGGTGCGCGTGGCCGACCAGTGGTCCGACAGCCTGGATGCGCCGCTGGCCATCATCCACAAGCGCCGTGACCCGAACGTGGCCAACCAGATCACCGTCAACGAGATCGTCGGTCGCGTGCGCGGTCGGGTCTGCCTGCTGGTGGACGACATGATCGACACCGGCGGCACGATCCTCAAGGCTGCCCAGGCGCTGAAGGCCAACGGGGCCGAGCGCGTCATCGTCGCCGCGACCCACGCCGTGTTCAGCGACCCGGCGGTGCAGCGGATGCAGGACGAGGCGATCGACGAAGTCGTCGTCACCGACACGATCCCGCTGCCCGAAGACAAGCTGTTCCCCGGCCTGACGGTCTTGCCGATCGCCCCGCTGCTGGCCCGCGCGATCCACGAGGTGTTCGTCGACGGCTCGGTGACGAGCATGTTCAACGGCGCCGCCTGA
- a CDS encoding FAD-dependent oxidoreductase: MNPSLRASWNRGFQLLGKVSMYRLTLLALALLAVIALLLSLAGIAGPTPLELVATAAVLVVVCAGVDAAAQRLLKLPWRLESSLITAAILLFVLRPSDEVLGLVGIAIAGAVASASKYVLAWRGRHIFNPAAVGATVLTLLSASTAAYALGSSSWWIGSPAFGPVVLLLGVIVLWRTEKLRVIALFWVVALVVSVATVAAEYRQLGSPVDTWTILGQQLWSSPLLFLGAFMLSEPLTLPPRRWQQLIVAAVVGVLVGWAPLIGTFPVSLGQERALLIGNAVAFAFAVRSAVRLVYDRHADLTPSIEELSFHAGRGFSFTAGQFLELDVPHRRPDARGTRREFSIASAPADLPTVRIAFRRGSQSTYKKALAAVQPGTALAVTGVWGDFVLPRQSDSPLLMVAAGIGVTPFVSQLRQLMLTGRSRDIVVVYVAGEAAELAFREDLEASGVRVVVFTRDEPKDLAPHWEWAKGVRLDAAGLARTVPDIARRHAYVSGPAGLIADLAPALEKARSITTDAFSGY, from the coding sequence GTGAATCCATCGCTGCGCGCGAGCTGGAACCGCGGCTTCCAGCTGCTGGGCAAGGTCTCGATGTACCGGCTGACGCTGCTGGCGCTGGCGCTGCTGGCCGTCATCGCGCTGCTGCTCTCGCTGGCCGGCATCGCCGGCCCCACTCCGCTCGAGCTGGTCGCGACCGCCGCCGTATTGGTCGTGGTGTGCGCGGGGGTGGATGCCGCGGCGCAGCGACTTCTGAAGCTGCCCTGGCGGCTCGAATCCTCGCTGATCACCGCGGCGATCCTGCTGTTCGTGCTGCGCCCCTCGGACGAGGTGCTCGGGCTCGTGGGGATCGCGATCGCAGGGGCCGTGGCATCCGCATCGAAATACGTCTTGGCCTGGCGCGGGCGGCACATCTTCAACCCGGCGGCGGTGGGGGCGACGGTGCTGACACTCCTGTCGGCATCGACGGCCGCGTACGCCCTGGGCTCGTCGTCGTGGTGGATCGGCTCGCCGGCGTTTGGCCCCGTGGTGCTGCTGCTGGGCGTGATCGTGCTGTGGCGCACCGAGAAGCTGCGGGTGATCGCGCTGTTCTGGGTGGTGGCGCTGGTGGTCAGTGTGGCCACCGTCGCCGCCGAATACCGGCAGCTGGGCTCCCCAGTGGACACGTGGACCATCCTCGGCCAGCAGCTGTGGTCCTCGCCCCTGCTGTTCCTGGGCGCGTTCATGCTGTCTGAGCCGCTGACCCTGCCGCCGCGGCGCTGGCAGCAGCTGATCGTGGCGGCCGTCGTGGGTGTGCTGGTGGGCTGGGCGCCACTGATCGGCACCTTCCCCGTCTCGCTGGGTCAGGAGCGGGCGCTGCTGATCGGCAACGCCGTCGCGTTCGCATTCGCCGTGCGCTCCGCGGTGCGACTGGTCTATGACCGGCATGCCGATCTGACCCCGTCGATCGAAGAGCTGAGCTTTCACGCCGGTCGGGGCTTCTCGTTCACCGCCGGACAGTTCCTCGAGCTTGACGTGCCGCACCGTCGGCCCGATGCACGGGGCACGCGGCGCGAGTTCAGCATCGCCTCGGCTCCGGCGGACCTTCCCACCGTCCGCATCGCGTTCCGCCGCGGATCGCAGTCCACCTACAAGAAGGCGCTTGCGGCGGTGCAGCCGGGCACGGCGCTGGCGGTGACCGGCGTGTGGGGCGACTTCGTGCTGCCGCGACAGTCGGACAGCCCGCTGCTGATGGTGGCCGCCGGCATCGGGGTCACGCCGTTCGTGTCACAGCTGCGCCAGCTCATGCTCACAGGCCGCAGTCGTGACATCGTCGTGGTGTACGTGGCCGGCGAGGCCGCCGAGCTCGCTTTCCGTGAGGACCTCGAAGCGTCGGGCGTGCGGGTGGTCGTCTTCACGCGCGACGAGCCGAAGGATCTCGCACCGCATTGGGAGTGGGCCAAGGGTGTGCGATTGGATGCCGCAGGCCTGGCGCGCACGGTTCCCGACATCGCGCGGCGGCATGCGTACGTGTCGGGCCCGGCGGGGCTGATCGCCGACCTCGCGCCGGCGCTGGAGAAGGCCCGCTCGATCACCACCGACGCGTTCAGCGGGTACTGA